A window of the Sporosarcina sp. FSL K6-2383 genome harbors these coding sequences:
- a CDS encoding sensor histidine kinase encodes MKLQTKLMLFFSAITFVSVLSMGIFTFQVSSKMMKEQVSRGIMENLAQINKNLAFFSRDIEQLSNYIYRSDLVQEKLYKSSSRANLEKYHDFEQVNALFDSVLGTKNWTINLYIIGFNGDRYFTGDYLPPQYNQVSENWGVFRKAKEANGAAVWDTHYTIRHAESQEVVLRVGRLLKGQNSEAIGYLIIDILEPSIAELYQSNYHSIQEQMYLIDSEGYIISAYPSKTTIGTKMKHESVDTILSGQRGFFDTTLHQKKYITIFDTNEETHYKVVNYLPESEVTSGSQPIKYLTLLLIVIAFIVTVWFTYLFAISITSPMNRLKNVMKKVEKGNLDVRFQANYQDEVSELGRNFNSMIQKLKTSLQESMEKKSHLQEAEINMLRAQINPHFLYNTLETMSAIAKIKGVRMISELAIALGEMMRYSIKKDSEYVRLEEDLVLLERYLFIQEVRFQMKMKISISVEESAKKLLIPPLLIQPLVENAIIHGLETKVGQGVLSIRIYHDESVLWVEIKDDGVGMNEEKLAAVTKLLESKVNSSQLGIGLENVVKRISLYYGNMYGVTIASKEDVGTTVIMKLPMMQEN; translated from the coding sequence TTGAAGTTACAAACGAAACTAATGCTATTTTTTTCTGCCATTACATTTGTGTCTGTGCTATCTATGGGGATATTTACCTTCCAAGTGAGCTCAAAAATGATGAAAGAACAGGTTAGTAGAGGCATCATGGAGAACTTGGCACAAATAAATAAAAATCTCGCATTTTTTTCTAGAGATATCGAACAGCTTAGCAATTATATTTATCGTTCAGACTTGGTGCAGGAGAAACTTTATAAAAGTTCATCACGGGCAAATTTAGAGAAATACCATGATTTTGAACAGGTGAATGCTTTGTTTGACTCTGTTTTAGGTACGAAAAATTGGACGATTAATTTATATATTATTGGTTTCAATGGGGATCGTTATTTTACAGGTGATTATTTACCCCCGCAATATAATCAAGTCTCAGAAAACTGGGGGGTTTTTAGAAAGGCAAAAGAAGCTAATGGGGCAGCGGTTTGGGATACGCATTATACTATTAGACATGCCGAATCGCAGGAAGTCGTTCTCCGTGTTGGGCGACTTTTGAAGGGGCAGAACAGTGAAGCAATTGGCTATTTAATTATCGATATATTAGAGCCGTCAATCGCAGAATTGTATCAATCAAACTATCATAGTATTCAAGAGCAAATGTATTTAATTGATTCTGAAGGTTATATTATTTCTGCCTATCCGAGTAAAACGACGATAGGGACAAAAATGAAGCATGAATCGGTTGATACTATTTTAAGTGGTCAACGAGGTTTTTTTGATACTACTTTACATCAAAAAAAATATATTACCATCTTCGATACGAATGAGGAAACGCATTATAAAGTGGTAAACTACCTACCTGAAAGTGAAGTGACTAGCGGTAGCCAACCGATCAAGTATTTGACGCTGCTTTTAATCGTGATTGCTTTTATTGTGACGGTTTGGTTTACCTACCTATTTGCGATTTCGATCACGTCACCCATGAACCGCTTAAAAAATGTTATGAAGAAGGTCGAAAAAGGAAATCTTGATGTGCGATTCCAAGCGAATTATCAAGATGAAGTGAGTGAGTTAGGGCGCAATTTTAACAGTATGATCCAGAAATTAAAAACATCACTCCAAGAAAGCATGGAAAAGAAAAGCCATTTACAAGAAGCGGAAATCAATATGCTGCGTGCGCAGATTAATCCACATTTTCTTTATAATACACTTGAAACAATGAGTGCAATAGCTAAAATAAAGGGCGTGAGGATGATTAGCGAGCTGGCGATTGCACTCGGTGAAATGATGCGTTATTCCATTAAAAAAGATAGCGAATATGTTCGTCTTGAAGAAGATTTAGTGCTCTTAGAGCGCTATTTATTTATTCAAGAGGTTAGATTTCAAATGAAAATGAAGATAAGTATTTCAGTTGAAGAATCAGCAAAGAAATTATTGATTCCTCCATTATTAATCCAACCACTTGTAGAAAATGCGATTATTCATGGGCTGGAAACCAAAGTAGGGCAAGGTGTGTTATCAATTCGAATCTATCATGACGAATCGGTACTTTGGGTTGAAATAAAGGATGATGGCGTTGGCATGAATGAAGAGAAGCTGGCCGCGGTTACAAAACTACTGGAAAGTAAAGTAAACTCATCGCAGTTAGGAATCGGTTTAGAAAATGTCGTCAAAAGAATTTCGTTATATTATGGCAATATGTATGGAGTCACGATTGCCAGTAAAGAGGATGTAGGTACGACTGTCATCATGAAATTGCCAATGATGCAGGAGAATTAA
- a CDS encoding amino acid ABC transporter ATP-binding protein: MAIIEVSNLKKSFGNLEVLKKITFDVHKNDVVAVIGPSGSGKSTMLRSLVHLEEINGGSIQISGDYLVKDGNYAKQQAIKQVTAKMGMVFQHFDLFPHLTVRENLELAPKLTKREPAATIRNRSTELLDKVGLSDKADVYPAKLSGGQKQRVAIARALMMNPEILLFDEPTSALDPELTGEVLEVMKHLAEEHMTMIVVTHEMGFAKEVANRVIFMDNGEIIESGNPTDVLTNPQQERTKAFLNRSLK; this comes from the coding sequence ATGGCAATCATTGAAGTATCCAACCTCAAAAAATCATTTGGCAATCTCGAAGTACTTAAAAAAATTACATTTGATGTTCACAAAAACGATGTGGTTGCAGTCATCGGTCCCTCGGGCTCAGGGAAAAGCACGATGCTTCGCAGTTTAGTCCATCTCGAAGAAATTAATGGTGGTAGTATACAAATATCAGGTGATTATCTTGTCAAGGATGGCAATTATGCAAAACAGCAGGCAATCAAACAAGTGACTGCGAAAATGGGAATGGTATTTCAGCATTTCGATCTCTTCCCACATCTTACAGTTAGAGAGAACTTGGAACTTGCACCCAAACTGACAAAGAGAGAACCGGCAGCTACGATTCGAAATAGAAGTACAGAATTGCTAGATAAAGTTGGGCTTTCTGATAAGGCAGATGTATATCCAGCAAAACTATCTGGAGGTCAAAAGCAACGTGTGGCGATTGCTAGGGCACTTATGATGAATCCAGAAATTCTGTTATTTGATGAGCCCACTTCTGCTTTAGACCCTGAATTAACGGGGGAAGTATTGGAAGTGATGAAGCATCTTGCTGAAGAGCATATGACGATGATTGTCGTGACGCATGAAATGGGGTTTGCCAAAGAAGTGGCTAACAGGGTTATTTTCATGGACAACGGAGAAATCATTGAGTCGGGCAATCCTACTGATGTATTGACGAATCCACAGCAGGAGCGGACAAAAGCCTTTTTAAATCGTAGTTTGAAATAA
- a CDS encoding amino acid ABC transporter permease, with protein MSLDYIISILKPMLEGAQATVLLFLIAIVVSIPLGFTLTLAVRSNIKPLAWFANGYIYLMRGTPLLLQLLFFVFGLPLLPFIGEYLVFDRFAAACLGFILNYAAYFAEIFRGGLLSVDKGQYEASQVLGLNKWQTTTRVILPQMFRVALPAVANESVTLVKDTALLYAVAVPELLHFAQTAVNRDFTIIPFFFAGIIYLMITLVLTLFFKWLERRFKYD; from the coding sequence ATGTCTTTAGATTATATAATTTCAATACTTAAGCCGATGCTGGAGGGGGCGCAAGCAACTGTCCTCCTGTTTTTAATTGCCATTGTGGTATCAATTCCGCTTGGTTTTACCTTAACGCTTGCCGTGAGGAGCAACATAAAACCGTTAGCTTGGTTTGCGAATGGTTATATTTACTTAATGCGTGGTACACCTCTTTTATTGCAATTATTATTTTTCGTCTTCGGGCTACCACTTCTTCCTTTCATCGGGGAGTACTTGGTGTTTGATCGATTTGCGGCTGCTTGTTTAGGATTTATCTTGAATTATGCCGCCTACTTTGCGGAAATCTTCCGTGGTGGACTTCTATCAGTTGATAAAGGCCAATATGAGGCTTCACAGGTGCTCGGTTTGAATAAATGGCAAACAACGACAAGAGTCATTTTGCCTCAAATGTTTCGGGTTGCACTTCCAGCTGTTGCGAACGAGTCCGTAACACTGGTGAAAGACACGGCATTACTCTATGCCGTTGCAGTACCGGAATTATTACACTTTGCGCAGACAGCAGTAAACCGTGATTTTACTATCATACCTTTCTTTTTCGCAGGTATTATTTATTTAATGATAACGCTCGTATTGACCTTATTCTTTAAATGGCTCGAACGGCGATTCAAATATGACTAA
- a CDS encoding amino acid ABC transporter substrate-binding protein, which produces MKRIATIFIMMAAVFTLLMGCSSSEGQTTNSSTTEIVIGIDDKFAPMGFRDDNNEIVGFDIDYAKAAVEKMGMTATFQPIDWKTKETELSSGRIDLIWNGYTITDERKEKVLFTKPYLRNAQVVATLADSDIAKLDDLDGKVVGLQALSSAADALGANPIESKVKTVTEFADNVLALLDLKTGRLDAVVIDEVVIDYYMSQEEGTFKVLDESLAPEEYGVGVKKGNEELLEKLQTALDELNEDGTAAEISEKWFGENKVLQ; this is translated from the coding sequence ATGAAACGTATAGCAACTATTTTTATAATGATGGCAGCAGTTTTTACACTTTTAATGGGGTGTAGTTCATCCGAAGGACAAACTACTAACAGTTCAACTACTGAAATAGTCATTGGCATTGACGATAAATTTGCACCGATGGGATTCCGTGATGATAATAATGAAATTGTTGGTTTTGATATTGACTATGCGAAAGCTGCAGTTGAAAAGATGGGCATGACGGCTACATTTCAACCCATTGATTGGAAAACAAAAGAAACAGAACTAAGCAGTGGACGCATTGATCTTATTTGGAATGGGTATACAATTACAGATGAGCGTAAAGAAAAGGTTTTATTCACTAAGCCTTATTTACGAAACGCGCAGGTCGTTGCTACATTAGCGGATTCAGATATTGCAAAACTGGATGATTTGGATGGGAAAGTTGTAGGACTACAAGCGTTATCTTCTGCAGCTGACGCTTTAGGTGCAAACCCAATCGAATCAAAAGTTAAAACAGTAACAGAATTTGCCGATAATGTTCTTGCATTGCTTGACTTAAAAACAGGTCGTTTGGACGCTGTTGTAATCGATGAAGTTGTCATTGATTATTACATGTCTCAAGAAGAAGGCACATTTAAAGTACTCGATGAATCACTTGCACCAGAGGAGTATGGAGTCGGTGTGAAAAAAGGGAATGAGGAATTGCTTGAGAAGCTACAGACAGCACTCGATGAGCTGAATGAAGATGGTACTGCTGCTGAAATCTCTGAAAAATGGTTTGGGGAAAATAAAGTGTTACAGTAA
- a CDS encoding DinB family protein codes for MDDNKKIREDVLQSVENLSDEQLNEQVEVGRWSIMQVLNHLYLMERAIVHALSDQLANGENKAPVEKPIQFTTNRSTKVTAPLFATPSDDFISLEEMKSKLTKSRENLSNLVASADKTLLAQRSYPHPAFGDLGLEQWIPFIGLHEKRHLAQIEEIKSKLM; via the coding sequence GTGGATGATAATAAGAAAATTAGAGAAGATGTTTTACAAAGTGTAGAGAATTTATCGGATGAACAATTGAATGAACAGGTAGAGGTAGGGCGCTGGAGTATTATGCAGGTGCTGAATCATTTGTATTTAATGGAACGCGCTATTGTCCATGCACTTTCAGACCAGTTAGCTAATGGGGAAAATAAAGCCCCTGTCGAAAAGCCAATACAATTTACGACGAATCGTTCAACGAAAGTAACTGCACCTTTATTTGCGACTCCATCTGATGACTTTATTTCCTTAGAAGAAATGAAAAGTAAACTTACAAAGTCTAGAGAAAACTTAAGCAATCTTGTAGCTTCCGCAGATAAAACATTATTAGCACAGAGAAGTTATCCACATCCAGCGTTTGGTGATTTAGGCTTAGAACAATGGATTCCTTTTATCGGCCTGCATGAAAAAAGACATTTGGCCCAAATTGAAGAAATAAAGAGTAAGCTAATGTGA